The Candidatus Paceibacterota bacterium genome contains the following window.
CAAAGTTCGCATACGGACCATCAAGTATTACCCTGTCTTTCGACAGGCTATTCCTGACTCAGAGGTTCGTACCTACTTTATACTATGTCGTCTGCCGGTTACCCTTGCGGGTCCCCTTGACTTGCATGCCCTATCCACGCCGCCAGCGTTCATCCTGAGCTAGGATCAAACTCTAAAATAAAAATACTTTTAAAAAAAGTATTTAGTTTCGGGCCCGAAAATCAATAAATTGACTCGGGTGAAATTCTTTAGGAATTCCAAACGGAACAAAAGAAAAAACAATAACTTGACCCGTGAAATTTGATTTGTTATTTCACTGGGTTTATTTTAGTTCTGCATTTTACTTCACATTATTAAATGAAATAAAATTACAGAATATAACTGTCATGATTCGTCATGACTTTGACCTAGACTCGCACAATTTTTACCCCGTAGTGAATTTATTCTACTACTGGGGCTATGCATTATCCTCTTCGGATAATGCGATCATAAATCTTGTACTGCCAAGTACACATTCACTAAATGCGTACCTGACTATTTAGTTGTAAAAGAACGCTATTCCTAGTAAAAGGAATAGCTCAACCATTATACTCATATTTAGTTTGGAGTCAAGCGATTTTGGGGCTTTCTCTGGATAAGGTGTAGATAACTAAAAATGCCTGATTTTAAGGATATTATTTGGTATAATTTAATATAAACAACAGCCGCGCACGAAGTGCGCGGCTGTTTGTATTATTGTGTTTACTTTTTTATTTTCTGACAGCTTGCTTATTCTTCCAAGTATCAACTGTAACCAACAAAGGCGAAGCAATAAATATCGAAGAATATGTTCCGAAGAAAATACCGATGAATAAGACGAGGGCGAAATTCTTGGTGGCTACTGGGCCAATAAGATAGACGACAAGGATTGCGATAAGAGTTGTAAGAGAAGTGTTTACTGATCTTACAAATGTCTGGGAAATACTCTGTCCGACGACTTCGTCAAATCCTTTTTTATTTTTTGAAGCATTACTGTTTCTCAAGTTTTCTCTAACTCTATCAAACACCACGATAGTGTCATGAATTGAGAAACCGAGAATCACGAGGATTGCGGTGACAAAAAGCGTGTCCACTTCATACCCTGGATAATAGTGCGCAAGGACAGCAAATACACCAGCTGGGATTATTATATTGTGGCAAAGACCAATGATTGAGATAATACCGTATTTCCAAGAAGAAACCGGCTCTGAAACTTTTCTGAAAGCGAAAGTGATAAAAAGCACGATGCATACCAAGACAAGGATAATAGATATCAATGATTTTGTCTGTGCTTCTTTTCCAAGGGCTGGGCCAACGGAGTTAAACTTCTTGAATTCGACTGTTCCTGCTGTTGACGAAGCATTAGCGACTGTATCTGTGATTGCCGAGACAAGCTGTGTCCTCTCCCCCTCTGTTATTGTCCTCAAATTCAAGACATAGCCGTTTGCACCATATGGAGCAAGAAGATATGTGCCTTTTATTGACGGCTCAAAGACCAATGTGTCTATCTGTGTTTTCACCGCATCAAGCGCTGGCTTGTCTGCCGAATATTGGAATTCTATAGACGAACCGCCTTTGAAATCTATACCAAGTGTAAGTCCCCAGACTGAAAGGGCAACTATTGATACGACAACCAAGATTATGGAAAGCGTATAAAATATTTTCCTGTTTTTTACTATAAACATATTTTTATTGAAGATTAGTCCTAGCTTTTCTAAAACCTCCACCGAATAGGAATCTTAAAACTCTTCCTGCATGATCGTGCTTCACAGACAAAAGTAAGGTTCTTGAAGCTGTGATAGCCGAGAACATTGAAACGGCAACGCCGATGAAGAATACTAGTGCAAAGCCTTTTACGACTGCCGTGCTTGAGAACATATAAAGGATAACGGCGGTAATCATACTTGAAGTATTGCTGTCGCGGATAGATGTCCATGCTCTGTGGAAACCTTCTTGTATCGCATCACCGAGCTCTCTGCCTCTTGCGAGCTCTTCTTTCATTCTTTCAAAGATAAGAATATTTGCATCGACTGCCATACCGACAGAAAGGATAAATGCTGCGATACCTGAAGCCGTGAGTGTGACAGGAATAAGCTTAAACAGCGCCAAGTTGACAGCTGTGTAAATCGCTAAGGCGATAACCGCCAAAACTCCCGGAAGTCTGTACCAGATTATCAAGAAAATTGAAATCAAAATAAATGCGAGAATACCGGCCTTTACGGAAGCATCTACCGCATCGCGTCCAAGAGAAGCTCCTATGCTTTGGGTTGAGATAAGCTCTATCGGCACAGGAAGTGCACCAAGATTCAAATTGTTTACAAGCTTTTGCGCTTCTTTTATACCAGCACTACCATTGAAGCTTCCAGAGATTACTGCCTTCCCTCCGCGGATTTCTTCTTTTATAGTTGGCATGGATTTAAGATCGCCATCCAAGAAAATCGCCAAGCTTCTGCCGACATTTTCTTTTGTGATTTTGGCAAAGAGTTCATCACCCTCGGCGTTGAACTGTATCCCCACCATAGCTTCGCCTGTGGTTTGATTGAATTCAAGCTGAGACTTTTTCAAAAGTCTGCCTGTGAGGCCTGTCACCTCAAAGATTTCTTCTGGCTTTTTATTTTTCAATTCATCTTGAGTAAGTTTTTCCGCATCTTTTGCGAGAAGTCTGAATTCAAGCGAAGGGGTAGCACCGATCATAGCGATAGCGGCATTGATATCTGTAACGCCTGGAAGCTCTACGATAAGCTGTTGCTCGCTGTCGGCTCCGGTGAATCCGATTCTCTCAACACGGACGACGGGCTCGGAAACTCCGAAAACATTTATTCTCCTTTCAATAACATCTCTCAAGACTTCCATTGAACTCTTGATTTCTGAAGGCGTGGAAGACGCTTTTGTGAGGTCTGCTTTATAGACAAGCTCTGTCCCGCCGTTGAGGTCAAGGCCTAGCTTGAACTTAAACTTTGAAGCCGGTGCTTCGGTTGAATATACAAAATATCCGACAAGGCATGAGGCAAGCAATAGCACCACAGCCCAAAATCTTCTTTTAATCATAATGGAGAAAGTATAGCTATTTTTTAGTTTTTTGCAATAGAGAAAAAAATGACAGAGGTGAATTCTGGATTGCTTCCCCAGTGAAATAAAGAATCAATTTCACGGGGCAGGCGTGAAGCTCGCAATGACCGAGGGGAAAGTCAAAAAAATTCGCAAAAGCAAGAGAAATCAAAAATCAGAAAGGCAAAAGAGAAGACAAACGCCCGCCGTAAGAACGGCGGGCGCAAAGATCAAATCTCGAGGAGGACAACGCGATACTCGGCAGCCCACGAATTGCCTAGCCAGCGCGCATCGCGATCCCAATCCGACCCGCCCCAATCCGCACACGGAACGCCCCAGTAGCCGCCGGAATAGCGAACGAGGGAACCGAAATTGAAGTAGTATTTACCGTCTTTTAGTTTAACTGGAGACTTGGTCGGATTTTCTATAAGCCATTTCCAGTATTCTAGACCGGGGATATGGTGAGTGGCAGAATAAGTGTCTATTATATGTTTAGCTACCTCTTCTAGTGGCTTGCCGACAAAGGAAGAAAGATCGGGGACGAAGATTTTGGATTCTGGTATATTTTCAAAGTCTATATCTTGAGTATCAGGGTTCAAGGTGTATTCGCCGAATTTGGCAGGGTCTGTATCGTCTTTCCTAGCTTTATAGTCTTCGGTCTTTGGGTCTATTATAATAGGAATTTGTTCTACTTTGGATTTTACTTCGTTATACCAAATCTTAAAAGTCTCTTGCAAGAAAGTTTGGTTTTGGAGTTTAAGAGATTCGGAATCTAAAACTGGCTCTTGTGGTAGCTCTTCCCCGCTGTCTAGCCTTGCCTTCATCTTGTCTATTCTTTGATCTGCGCCTAGAAGCTTTCTTTGCATTTGAAGTTTCCTTTCTTCTCCACTTCCTTCTGGCTCACCCTCTTTGTCATCAAAATCTCCTTTCTCTAGCAGGTCTTCATATATATCTATTTGCTCTAAAGTGGAAATGCGCAAAGATTCCATCTTTTCCATGAGGATTTGACGGAGTTCAGCTTGGGATTTTTCGGGTTTTTCGCTTTTTCTGGCGGATTTGGCGAGATGGGTGAAAGATTCTGGGTTCATATGTAAATTATAACTTAATTTATCGGCAATTTTGTAGCGTCTTCGACGACCAAGGCGTTTGGCGCATAAGTGGATAAAACCGGTTGCCCCGCTTTTGTGATACCCACTCCTATTGCCACCACCCCACTGTCTCTTAAGCTCTTTAAGACACCTTGCACTTTAGCTGGGTTATCACTGCCACCATCGGTAAATACAATGACTATCTTTTTCAACTCGCCTATCTTGATTTTTATTTTTGTTTTGTCGTCTAGATTGGTGTCTATAGCCTCAAGACAATTAAAATCTGTGGTAGTCCCGGGTAAATCATACAGCTTTTTCAAAACTTCTATTCTCTCGGCTTCACCAAGCTCCACAGACATCTTTTTCATCGGTTTATTATCCTCGCCAGCACCAAAACCGTAGATTTCAGATTTTACTTCAAGGGGTTTATCTATATTTATTTTTTCAGACTCACATAGTTCAGCAAATTCTTTTAATACTTCCATTACCAAGACAGCAGATTTTTGTTGTTCTACGGCTTTCTGACCCTCTTGCATTGAACCTGATCTATCGCAAACAAGGGTAATCTCCACTTCGCCAAATCTATCACCCTTCCTTTCTCTTATCTCTGTGTCTTCCCAGACCCGCGGTTCTAGATTGCCAGACTTCACATCTGCGACAAGCTGTGCGGGATCTACGAGTTCATCACCTTCGGCTACAGGATACTTCGGGGCAAGAGCCTTTTTTAGCCTTTTAGAAATTATTCTCTGAAAAAGATTCTTTAATTCTTCCAATACTCCGACATTTGTCTCTGGGTTCACCGCTTTTTGAAGCGATTCGACGACTTTTCTATAATTCTGCAAATCCTTTTTCTCTACACCGATTTTCTTGGCATAATCTTCATCTGCTTTATCGGCAGTATCTTTACCTTTTTGCACTTCTTTCCACTCCTTGAAAGCTTTCTCTATCTCTTCCATCGGCACAGCTTCTGGGAATTTCTTTTCGGCTTCGGCATATTCATCGGCAAAAATCTTATTTGGATCTGTTTCTTCGGGTTCTTTTTCTCCTTTCTCTCTGTCATTGCGAGCAGAGCGCCTGCCCGGCCAGGGTGGCAATCCATCTTTTCCCTTCTCATTTTCACCCTTTTCGTCGCCTCTTTTATCTTTCTGACCCTTCTCTGTTTTCCCTCTGTCATCTTTTTTGCCCTTTTCATCTTTTCCATCATCCTTCTTTTCACTTTCTTCACTTTGTTCTCCCTTTCCTTGCTCACCTTCTTTCTTATCGCCCTCTTCACCACTTTGTCCTTTCTGCCCTTCTCCTTTTTTCTCTTCTTCTTTTTGCTTCTTTTTATCCTCAATATCTTTTTCTAAAAGAGCTTCAATTTTAGGCATTATATATTTATCCTGCAATCTCAAACGCACAGACATAGGTGTCTCTGGATTTGTCATTATGTCCATCAGCCCTTTTACTTTTGCCACTTCATCGAGAGCGACTCTAACATCTCCCGAAACTTTGCATTGCTCGCCAGATACTCGTGCCTCTCTTAAGAGAGCATGGCTGAACTGTATATGCCTTGGCTGTGAGGTAAAATCAGTTTCTGCAAACAAATATTCTTTGTAAGTTTTGACTTCAAGATCTTTCATACCTTCGTTTGTTCTCTGAACTACAGATCTGTTTTCCCTAATATCGCCATTGCAATTATCAATCAAAGAAAAAGCTTTGGAAGATTTTATCCTCTTCAAATATTTTTCAAATTTCTTTTCTCCACCCTCTTCCAAAAGCATGGCTTTCTTTTCCGAGAAATGTTCTATCTCATGACATATCGCAAAAAGAGTCTTTTCATCGGAAAAACCTTGTTTCTTATAAAACATAGAATTGACATAAATAGTATTTTTCTCTAAATCAAAAGCAAAAGTCAGAAGACCTTGCGGGGCAGGCTCGATATTCACCTTGCCCTTGGCATAATGCTCAAAAAAATCTCTGTGCTTTTCCACAAAAGCCACCGCTTCGGCGTGTTCAGCCATTTCGGCTGATTCCTTTGGTATTTCTGGGTCTTCGGCTCTTTTCGCCTCTATTATACTTATTCGTTCCATATCTTTATATTACTCTTTTTATCCCGCTTGACAATGAATGTCGATTTGCTACACTATATGTACAAAGTGCCGAAAGGCTCCGAGAGACCCCGCGAAAGCGGGGTTTCGAGTTTCTACAAGAAATCCTTAATTTTACTCTTAACTTCTTTTAATTGCTTATTTGGTAAATCATAGAGCTTCCTATTTAATCTTTTTATACTTATAAGTTTTAACTGGGCTAGAATAGCCGATACTTTATTACCATTTAGATCGGTAAAATTAAAATAGAAATCGAATTTCTTCTGCTTAGTAGAAAGCGATACTGCCCAAAACATATGATTGTTAAATTTCTTAATAATCAATACCGGGCGAGAAAAATTATCTCCGCTACCATTTTGTTCAAAACCGATATTTTTCCCTACAGCAGACATCCACACCTCACCTTCTTTTGGAAATCGGTCTGGATCGATTATTAGAGCGTCAATACCCTTTTTTAATTTATTCCACTTATCGAAATCTTTTTGCATCAGTTTATTTTACCAAATCTTGTTGATTTTTTCCATTGATAATATTTTCATCCTTAAATTATAAGAGCTATAACACTCTTAAACCCAAAAAAATTCGCAAAAACAAGAGAAATCAAAAATCAGAAAGGCAAAAGAGAAGATAAACGCCCGCCGTAAGAACGGCGGGCGCAAAAATCAAACCCCGTCAGAAGTCTTCAATGTTTTAATTTATCTTTAATCACTAAGCGCGTTGGACTTCTGACGGGGTTAAATCTCGAGGAGGACA
Protein-coding sequences here:
- the secF gene encoding protein translocase subunit SecF codes for the protein MFIVKNRKIFYTLSIILVVVSIVALSVWGLTLGIDFKGGSSIEFQYSADKPALDAVKTQIDTLVFEPSIKGTYLLAPYGANGYVLNLRTITEGERTQLVSAITDTVANASSTAGTVEFKKFNSVGPALGKEAQTKSLISIILVLVCIVLFITFAFRKVSEPVSSWKYGIISIIGLCHNIIIPAGVFAVLAHYYPGYEVDTLFVTAILVILGFSIHDTIVVFDRVRENLRNSNASKNKKGFDEVVGQSISQTFVRSVNTSLTTLIAILVVYLIGPVATKNFALVLFIGIFFGTYSSIFIASPLLVTVDTWKNKQAVRK
- the secD gene encoding protein translocase subunit SecD, which translates into the protein MIKRRFWAVVLLLASCLVGYFVYSTEAPASKFKFKLGLDLNGGTELVYKADLTKASSTPSEIKSSMEVLRDVIERRINVFGVSEPVVRVERIGFTGADSEQQLIVELPGVTDINAAIAMIGATPSLEFRLLAKDAEKLTQDELKNKKPEEIFEVTGLTGRLLKKSQLEFNQTTGEAMVGIQFNAEGDELFAKITKENVGRSLAIFLDGDLKSMPTIKEEIRGGKAVISGSFNGSAGIKEAQKLVNNLNLGALPVPIELISTQSIGASLGRDAVDASVKAGILAFILISIFLIIWYRLPGVLAVIALAIYTAVNLALFKLIPVTLTASGIAAFILSVGMAVDANILIFERMKEELARGRELGDAIQEGFHRAWTSIRDSNTSSMITAVILYMFSSTAVVKGFALVFFIGVAVSMFSAITASRTLLLSVKHDHAGRVLRFLFGGGFRKARTNLQ
- a CDS encoding VWA domain-containing protein, with the protein product MERISIIEAKRAEDPEIPKESAEMAEHAEAVAFVEKHRDFFEHYAKGKVNIEPAPQGLLTFAFDLEKNTIYVNSMFYKKQGFSDEKTLFAICHEIEHFSEKKAMLLEEGGEKKFEKYLKRIKSSKAFSLIDNCNGDIRENRSVVQRTNEGMKDLEVKTYKEYLFAETDFTSQPRHIQFSHALLREARVSGEQCKVSGDVRVALDEVAKVKGLMDIMTNPETPMSVRLRLQDKYIMPKIEALLEKDIEDKKKQKEEEKKGEGQKGQSGEEGDKKEGEQGKGEQSEESEKKDDGKDEKGKKDDRGKTEKGQKDKRGDEKGENEKGKDGLPPWPGRRSARNDREKGEKEPEETDPNKIFADEYAEAEKKFPEAVPMEEIEKAFKEWKEVQKGKDTADKADEDYAKKIGVEKKDLQNYRKVVESLQKAVNPETNVGVLEELKNLFQRIISKRLKKALAPKYPVAEGDELVDPAQLVADVKSGNLEPRVWEDTEIRERKGDRFGEVEITLVCDRSGSMQEGQKAVEQQKSAVLVMEVLKEFAELCESEKINIDKPLEVKSEIYGFGAGEDNKPMKKMSVELGEAERIEVLKKLYDLPGTTTDFNCLEAIDTNLDDKTKIKIKIGELKKIVIVFTDGGSDNPAKVQGVLKSLRDSGVVAIGVGITKAGQPVLSTYAPNALVVEDATKLPIN
- a CDS encoding type II toxin-antitoxin system PemK/MazF family toxin encodes the protein MQKDFDKWNKLKKGIDALIIDPDRFPKEGEVWMSAVGKNIGFEQNGSGDNFSRPVLIIKKFNNHMFWAVSLSTKQKKFDFYFNFTDLNGNKVSAILAQLKLISIKRLNRKLYDLPNKQLKEVKSKIKDFL